One Actinomyces marmotae DNA window includes the following coding sequences:
- a CDS encoding ABC transporter ATP-binding protein, translated as MSTGETTSGSSESQSASIAPLDRGPVPRVGAPPSGESGSERTGGGNAERSRAGQAALRRLGAPVRGWLGIGQALTVASGVLSVAPYVALVRLGDILLDAHNAGVAPDPQQANDVVMLLVGAYTARLLLYSVALLITHMADLRLRDRLRRDIVARVSRAPLAWFTASSSGRVRKAVQDDTAAVHTVIAHAPIERLNAIVSPLALLACAFWIDWRLALLAVATMPLCLATYSLSLRGMRDKTVEMDRRLADVSSTMVEFVTGIPVVKAFGRGGRAHGAYLAAADGFSRFYHDWAMSLMTVSCLSFAWVSIPVVLLVDLGGGSLLIHAGVVTLPQVLAAALIALVLPDALITVVSVSWSYQLAGAAALRLCEVLDTPVLSAPASPKRPVGARVEIERVSFSYGDNRALDDVSLTLEPGTVTALLGPSGSGKSTLATLIARFADPDSGVVRIGGVDLRDMDEETLYSTVSFVLQDAQLLGATVRENIALGCPGATDEQVRAAARAARIDEEIMALPRGYDTVLGQEAALSGGQEQRIAIARALLLDTPVLLMDEATAMADPESEAQIQEALSALVRDRTVLVIAHRPAVVRGADRIAVMERGRLVAAATHAELLDEPHYRALLRQSGRLADAGASPAGVSAAPGVSAAPGVSAAPGVSAAPGASAAPDPVLPGAGLAPDPNPDPGAGRGASTAPGAGRGGGGSPAPTPGDAGPAWERRSLLAHYRRLMTAGTWRRTLRGVALGAVSGLISGVALLSLLPASVALADGGTRWGLSLGGWLVALAACAIVSAVIDFIGRRANMMGALGFMRDVHHAIGDKIARLPLRWFDSDSAGTMSRASSQEMLSLGESAAHFLYRIASAVAGCAVIWIGSWAWDWRLGLFLTVGAPVVALLILLARRLLDRGKAISEPAERELATRIVELARCQGALRSCRAVGRYGRLTAAFADGLRASRRALWWETGGNLLTGAVTQVVVVGMIMLTASLAVAGAMEPLPAIATIGMCLRFTTMLDDVSGAAFGLEERRQMMSHLDAVMDAPVMDEPSGRAALTEPGSVRLDGVTFGYREGARVLDGVSMEVPARTMCAIVGPSGSGKTTIARLIARFWDADSGAVRVGGADVRDMPTPQLMEQLSMVFQDVYLFDGTLEANIRVGDPGAGPEQLRWAAGLAGVTEIADRLPDGWGARVGEGGRALSGGERQRVSIARALLKRAPIVLLDEATSALDAENEAHIVAAMEELRRTSTLIVIAHKLETIAAADQVVVLGDDGRVAQRGRHADLIEAEGPYRDFWTRRVRARGWSLVQAPSSPRPRYGPPPGRG; from the coding sequence GTGAGCACAGGCGAGACGACGTCGGGATCATCGGAATCCCAGTCCGCATCCATCGCCCCTCTGGACCGGGGGCCGGTGCCGCGCGTCGGCGCCCCGCCCTCGGGGGAGAGCGGATCCGAGCGGACCGGGGGCGGCAACGCCGAGAGATCCCGCGCTGGGCAGGCCGCGCTGCGGCGCCTGGGAGCCCCCGTGCGCGGCTGGCTGGGGATCGGGCAGGCGCTCACCGTCGCCTCGGGCGTGCTCTCCGTCGCCCCCTATGTCGCCCTCGTGCGCCTGGGCGACATCCTCCTGGACGCCCACAACGCCGGCGTCGCCCCCGACCCCCAGCAGGCGAACGACGTCGTCATGCTGCTCGTGGGCGCCTACACGGCCAGGCTGCTGCTGTACTCCGTCGCCCTGCTCATCACCCACATGGCGGACCTGCGTCTGCGCGACCGGCTGCGCCGCGACATCGTCGCCCGCGTCTCCCGCGCCCCACTGGCCTGGTTCACCGCCTCCTCCTCCGGTCGTGTGCGCAAGGCCGTTCAGGATGACACCGCCGCCGTCCACACCGTCATCGCCCACGCCCCCATCGAGCGCCTCAACGCCATCGTCTCGCCCCTGGCGCTCCTGGCCTGCGCCTTCTGGATCGACTGGCGCCTGGCCCTTCTGGCCGTGGCCACCATGCCCCTGTGCCTGGCGACCTACTCACTGTCCCTGAGAGGCATGAGGGACAAGACGGTGGAGATGGACCGCCGGCTCGCGGACGTGTCCTCCACCATGGTCGAGTTCGTCACCGGCATCCCGGTGGTCAAGGCCTTCGGGCGCGGCGGGCGGGCCCACGGCGCCTACCTGGCCGCCGCCGACGGGTTTTCCCGCTTCTACCACGACTGGGCCATGTCGCTCATGACGGTCAGCTGCCTGTCCTTCGCGTGGGTCTCCATCCCGGTGGTCCTGCTGGTCGACCTGGGAGGCGGATCCCTGCTCATCCACGCCGGCGTGGTCACCCTGCCGCAGGTGCTGGCCGCCGCGCTTATCGCCCTCGTGCTCCCCGACGCGCTCATCACCGTGGTCTCCGTGAGCTGGTCCTACCAGCTGGCCGGCGCCGCGGCGCTGCGGCTGTGCGAGGTGCTCGACACCCCCGTCCTTTCCGCCCCCGCCAGCCCGAAGCGGCCCGTGGGGGCCCGCGTCGAGATCGAGCGCGTGTCCTTCTCCTACGGGGACAACCGCGCCCTCGACGACGTCAGCCTCACCCTGGAGCCCGGCACGGTCACCGCCCTGCTGGGGCCGTCGGGCTCCGGCAAGTCGACGCTGGCCACCCTCATCGCCCGCTTCGCCGACCCCGACTCCGGAGTCGTGCGCATCGGCGGGGTGGACCTGCGAGACATGGACGAGGAGACCCTCTACTCCACCGTCTCCTTCGTCCTCCAGGATGCCCAACTGCTGGGGGCCACCGTGCGCGAGAACATCGCGCTGGGCTGCCCGGGCGCCACCGACGAGCAGGTGCGCGCCGCCGCCCGCGCCGCCCGCATCGATGAGGAGATCATGGCCCTGCCGCGCGGCTACGACACCGTCTTAGGGCAGGAGGCCGCCCTGTCCGGCGGCCAGGAGCAGCGCATCGCCATCGCCCGCGCCCTGCTGCTGGACACCCCCGTCCTGCTCATGGACGAGGCCACCGCCATGGCCGACCCGGAGTCCGAGGCGCAGATCCAGGAGGCGCTGAGCGCGCTGGTTCGGGACCGCACCGTCCTGGTAATCGCCCACCGGCCCGCCGTCGTGCGCGGCGCCGACCGCATCGCCGTCATGGAGCGGGGGCGCCTCGTCGCGGCCGCCACCCACGCCGAGCTGCTGGATGAGCCCCACTACCGGGCCCTGCTGCGCCAGTCCGGGCGGCTGGCCGACGCCGGCGCCTCCCCGGCCGGGGTGTCGGCCGCTCCCGGGGTGTCGGCCGCTCCCGGGGTGTCGGCCGCTCCCGGGGTGTCGGCCGCTCCCGGGGCGTCGGCAGCTCCGGATCCCGTCCTCCCGGGAGCCGGCCTCGCCCCGGACCCGAACCCGGACCCGGGCGCGGGGCGCGGCGCCAGCACGGCCCCGGGCGCGGGGCGCGGCGGCGGGGGGAGCCCGGCGCCGACTCCGGGAGACGCTGGGCCCGCCTGGGAGAGGCGCTCCCTGCTGGCCCACTACCGCCGCCTCATGACCGCGGGCACCTGGAGGCGGACGCTGAGAGGGGTCGCGCTCGGCGCGGTCAGCGGCCTCATCTCCGGAGTGGCCCTGCTGTCCCTCTTGCCCGCCTCGGTGGCCTTGGCCGACGGCGGGACCCGCTGGGGCCTGAGCCTCGGCGGCTGGCTGGTGGCGCTCGCGGCCTGCGCCATCGTGTCGGCGGTCATCGATTTCATCGGGAGGCGTGCGAACATGATGGGGGCGCTCGGCTTCATGCGCGACGTCCATCACGCCATCGGTGACAAGATTGCCCGCCTGCCCCTGCGCTGGTTCGACTCCGATTCCGCCGGCACCATGTCTCGGGCCTCCAGCCAGGAGATGCTGTCCCTGGGAGAGTCCGCCGCCCACTTCCTGTACCGGATCGCCTCCGCCGTCGCCGGCTGCGCCGTCATCTGGATCGGCTCATGGGCCTGGGACTGGCGCCTGGGGCTGTTCCTGACCGTCGGCGCCCCCGTCGTGGCGCTGCTCATCCTCCTGGCCCGCCGTCTTCTCGATCGCGGCAAGGCCATCTCGGAGCCCGCTGAGCGGGAGCTCGCCACCCGCATCGTCGAGCTCGCTCGCTGCCAGGGGGCCCTGCGCTCGTGCCGCGCGGTGGGCCGTTATGGGCGGTTGACGGCGGCCTTCGCCGACGGCCTTCGCGCCTCCCGCCGCGCTCTGTGGTGGGAGACCGGTGGGAACCTCCTCACGGGCGCCGTCACCCAGGTCGTGGTGGTCGGCATGATCATGCTCACCGCCTCCCTCGCCGTCGCCGGCGCCATGGAGCCCCTGCCCGCGATCGCCACCATCGGCATGTGCCTGCGCTTCACCACCATGCTCGACGACGTCTCCGGCGCCGCCTTCGGCCTGGAGGAGCGGCGTCAGATGATGAGCCATCTCGACGCCGTCATGGACGCCCCCGTCATGGACGAGCCGAGCGGGCGCGCCGCGCTGACCGAGCCCGGGTCCGTGCGCCTCGACGGCGTCACCTTCGGATACCGGGAGGGGGCGCGGGTCCTCGACGGCGTCTCGATGGAGGTCCCCGCGCGGACGATGTGCGCGATCGTCGGCCCTTCCGGCTCGGGCAAGACCACGATCGCCCGCCTCATCGCCCGCTTCTGGGATGCGGACTCGGGGGCCGTGCGCGTGGGCGGCGCTGATGTTCGCGACATGCCGACCCCCCAGCTCATGGAGCAGTTGAGCATGGTCTTCCAGGACGTCTACCTCTTCGACGGAACCCTGGAGGCCAACATCCGCGTCGGCGATCCGGGGGCGGGCCCGGAGCAGTTGCGATGGGCGGCCGGGCTCGCGGGCGTCACCGAGATCGCGGACCGCCTGCCCGACGGCTGGGGGGCCCGCGTCGGCGAGGGCGGGCGCGCCCTGTCCGGCGGGGAGCGCCAGCGCGTCTCGATCGCCCGGGCCCTGCTCAAGCGCGCGCCGATCGTCCTGCTGGATGAGGCCACCAGCGCCCTGGATGCGGAGAACGAGGCCCATATTGTGGCGGCCATGGAGGAGTTGCGCCGCACCTCCACGCTCATTGTCATCGCCCACAAGCTCGAGACGATCGCCGCCGCCGACCAGGTGGTGGTGCTCGGCGACGACGGGCGGGTGGCCCAGCGCGGCCGCCATGCCGACCTGATCGAGGCCGAGGGTCCCTATCGGGACTTCTGGACTCGGCGGGTCCGCGCCCGCGGCTGGTCACTGGTGCAAGCGCCATCCTCGCCCCGGCCGCGGTACGGGCCTCCGCCTGGCAGGGGCTAG
- a CDS encoding succinate dehydrogenase/fumarate reductase iron-sulfur subunit, with protein MNIKLKIWRQKNTSAKGHFEEYSMTGVEEHMSFLEVLDLLNEQLFAEGKDPVTFDSDCREGICGQCGVVINGQAHGPIRSTTCQLHMRHLAEDPSFKDGSTITIEPWRSTGFPILKDLMVDRSALDRIVQAGGYISVNTGGAPEAHSVPVQKEKADAAFEAAACIGCGACVAACPNASAMLFTGAKISHLGLLPQGQPERLARVVSMLNQHDAEGFGGCTNIGECAAVCPKSVPIEVISRLNRDLGHALWKGQKAH; from the coding sequence GTGAACATCAAGCTGAAGATCTGGCGCCAGAAGAACACGAGCGCCAAGGGCCACTTCGAGGAGTACTCGATGACCGGCGTCGAGGAGCACATGAGTTTCCTCGAGGTCCTCGACCTGCTCAACGAGCAGCTCTTCGCCGAGGGCAAGGACCCCGTCACCTTCGACTCTGACTGCCGCGAGGGCATCTGCGGCCAGTGCGGCGTCGTCATCAACGGGCAGGCCCACGGGCCCATCCGCTCCACCACCTGCCAGCTGCACATGCGCCACCTCGCCGAGGACCCCTCCTTCAAGGACGGCTCCACGATCACCATCGAGCCCTGGCGCTCGACGGGCTTCCCGATCCTCAAGGACCTCATGGTGGACCGCTCCGCCCTCGACCGCATCGTCCAGGCCGGCGGCTACATCTCGGTCAACACCGGAGGCGCCCCCGAGGCCCACTCCGTGCCCGTCCAGAAGGAGAAGGCCGACGCCGCCTTCGAGGCTGCGGCCTGCATCGGCTGCGGGGCCTGCGTCGCCGCCTGCCCGAACGCCTCCGCCATGCTGTTCACCGGCGCGAAGATCTCCCACCTGGGCCTGCTCCCGCAGGGCCAGCCCGAGCGCCTCGCCCGCGTGGTCTCCATGCTGAACCAGCACGACGCCGAGGGCTTCGGTGGCTGCACGAACATCGGTGAGTGCGCCGCCGTGTGCCCCAAGTCGGTCCCGATCGAGGTCATCTCGCGACTCAACCGCGACCTCGGCCACGCGCTGTGGAAGGGGCAGAAGGCCCACTAG
- the tsaD gene encoding tRNA (adenosine(37)-N6)-threonylcarbamoyltransferase complex transferase subunit TsaD — MSAPLILGIESTCDETGVALVRGRELLGDVTATSMDEYARFGGIIPEIASRAHLEAFVPTLDAALERAGVGLEEIDAIAVCAGPGLIGSLTVGISAAKALAASLGRPIYGVNHVIGHLAVDELVDGPLPDRFIGLIVSGGHSSILSIRDIATDVVELGGTLDDAAGEAFDKVGRLLGLPYPGGPHVDRCSQAGDREAIRFPRGLAAAKDRERHRYDFSFSGLKTAVARYVESLGDGGREVPVDDICAAFSEAVNDSLTAKAVAACLDTGCDTLVIGGGFSANSRLRELAAERCQAAGITLRIPPLRYCTDNGAQIAALGAAAARAGVEPSPLDFAPDSAMPLDTVIAR; from the coding sequence GTGAGCGCCCCCTTGATCCTCGGCATCGAGTCCACCTGTGATGAGACCGGCGTGGCCCTCGTTCGCGGCCGCGAGTTGCTCGGCGACGTCACCGCCACCTCCATGGATGAGTACGCCCGCTTCGGCGGGATCATCCCCGAGATCGCCTCCCGCGCCCATCTGGAGGCCTTCGTCCCCACTCTCGACGCCGCCCTGGAGCGCGCCGGAGTGGGCCTTGAGGAGATCGACGCCATCGCCGTGTGCGCGGGCCCCGGCCTCATTGGCTCGCTCACCGTGGGCATCTCCGCGGCCAAGGCCCTGGCGGCGTCTCTGGGCAGGCCCATCTACGGCGTCAACCACGTCATCGGCCACCTCGCCGTCGACGAGCTTGTCGACGGGCCCCTGCCCGACCGCTTCATCGGGCTCATCGTCTCCGGCGGGCACTCGAGCATCCTGAGCATCCGCGACATCGCCACCGACGTCGTCGAGCTCGGCGGCACCCTCGACGACGCCGCGGGGGAGGCCTTCGACAAAGTCGGCCGCCTCCTCGGGCTGCCCTATCCCGGCGGGCCGCATGTGGACCGCTGCTCCCAGGCCGGGGACCGCGAGGCGATCCGCTTCCCCAGGGGGCTGGCTGCCGCGAAGGACCGCGAGCGCCACCGCTACGACTTCTCCTTCTCCGGCCTCAAGACGGCCGTGGCCCGCTACGTGGAGTCCTTGGGGGACGGCGGGCGAGAGGTGCCGGTGGATGACATCTGCGCCGCCTTCTCCGAGGCTGTCAACGACTCGCTGACCGCCAAGGCCGTGGCCGCCTGCCTCGACACGGGCTGCGACACCCTCGTCATCGGCGGAGGGTTCTCCGCGAACTCGCGGCTGCGCGAACTCGCCGCGGAGCGGTGCCAGGCGGCGGGCATCACCCTGCGCATCCCGCCGCTGCGCTACTGCACGGACAACGGCGCCCAGATCGCGGCGCTCGGGGCGGCCGCGGCGCGCGCCGGCGTCGAGCCGAGCCCGCTCGACTTCGCCCCGGACTCCGCCATGCCCCTGGACACCGTCATCGCTCGCTGA
- the groES gene encoding co-chaperone GroES, translating into MSISIKPLEDRIVVQTVEAEQVTASGIVLPGTAQEKPQEGKVVAVGPGRVDDNGNRVPVDVAEGDVVIYSKYGGTEVKYDGEEYLILSARDILAIVTK; encoded by the coding sequence ATGTCGATCTCCATCAAGCCGCTCGAGGACCGGATCGTCGTCCAGACGGTCGAGGCCGAGCAGGTCACCGCCTCCGGCATCGTCCTGCCGGGCACCGCCCAGGAGAAGCCGCAGGAGGGCAAGGTCGTGGCCGTGGGCCCCGGCCGCGTCGACGACAACGGCAACCGCGTCCCGGTCGATGTCGCCGAGGGCGACGTCGTCATCTACTCCAAGTACGGCGGCACCGAGGTCAAGTACGACGGCGAGGAGTACCTCATCCTCTCCGCCCGCGACATCCTCGCGATCGTCACGAAGTGA
- the guaB gene encoding IMP dehydrogenase — MRAAPPPTYDATVSDSITSPDIYAPTGLTYDDVLLLPRLTDVIPSEVDTTSRLTRGITLSTPLLSAAMDTVTESEMAIAMARQGGMGILHRNLSIEEQADQVRRVKRSESGMVSDPVIVGPDATISQLDELCGQYKVSGLPVVGPDGALHGIITNRDLRFVPAEKWSTIRVRDCMTPRERLITGRTGISREDAKALLAEHRIEKLPLIDDAGRLTGLITVKDFVKTEQYPNATKDAEGRLVVGAAVGYWGDTWERATALAEAGVDALVVDTANGGARLALEMISRIKSDPAFSRVEVIGGNVATREGAQALIDAGVDAVKVGVGPGSICTTRVVAGVGVPQVTAVYEAARACGPAGVPLIADGGLQYSGDIAKALVAGADTVMLGSLLAGCTESPGDLVFVNGKQWKRYRGMGSLGAMSSRGRRSYSKDRYFQADVSSDSKIVPEGIEGQVPYSGSLADVVYQLVGGLHQSMFYVGARTVPELKERGQFVRITSAGLKESHPHDVMMTAEAPNYQSRS, encoded by the coding sequence ATGCGCGCGGCCCCGCCGCCGACCTACGATGCGACCGTGAGCGACTCGATCACCAGCCCCGATATCTACGCCCCCACCGGACTGACCTACGACGACGTGCTCCTCCTGCCCAGGCTGACGGACGTCATCCCCTCCGAGGTCGATACCACCTCCCGTCTGACCCGCGGGATTACCCTGTCAACGCCGCTGCTCAGCGCCGCCATGGACACCGTCACCGAGTCGGAGATGGCCATCGCCATGGCCCGCCAGGGCGGCATGGGCATCCTCCACCGCAACCTGTCCATCGAGGAGCAGGCCGACCAGGTGCGCCGGGTCAAGCGCTCGGAGTCCGGCATGGTCTCCGACCCCGTCATCGTCGGCCCGGACGCCACCATCTCCCAACTCGATGAGCTGTGCGGCCAGTACAAGGTCTCCGGCCTGCCCGTGGTGGGCCCCGACGGCGCTCTCCACGGCATCATCACCAATAGGGACCTGCGCTTCGTCCCCGCCGAGAAGTGGTCGACGATCCGCGTGCGCGACTGCATGACCCCGCGCGAGCGCCTCATCACCGGGCGCACGGGGATCTCTCGCGAGGACGCCAAGGCCCTGCTCGCCGAGCACCGCATCGAGAAGCTCCCCCTGATCGACGACGCCGGGCGCCTCACCGGCCTCATCACCGTCAAGGACTTCGTCAAGACCGAGCAGTACCCCAACGCCACGAAGGACGCCGAGGGCCGCCTCGTCGTCGGCGCCGCCGTCGGCTACTGGGGCGACACCTGGGAGCGGGCCACCGCCCTGGCCGAGGCCGGTGTGGACGCGCTCGTTGTCGACACCGCCAACGGCGGGGCGCGCCTGGCCCTGGAGATGATCTCGCGCATCAAGTCCGACCCGGCCTTCTCCCGCGTCGAGGTCATCGGCGGCAACGTGGCCACCCGCGAGGGCGCCCAGGCGCTTATCGACGCCGGGGTCGACGCCGTCAAGGTCGGCGTGGGCCCGGGCTCGATCTGCACCACCCGCGTGGTGGCGGGGGTCGGCGTCCCGCAGGTGACCGCCGTCTACGAGGCCGCGCGCGCCTGCGGCCCCGCGGGCGTCCCGCTCATCGCCGACGGCGGCCTGCAGTACTCCGGCGACATCGCCAAGGCGCTCGTGGCCGGCGCGGACACGGTCATGCTCGGCTCGCTGCTCGCCGGATGCACCGAATCCCCGGGGGACCTCGTATTCGTCAACGGCAAGCAGTGGAAGCGCTACCGCGGCATGGGCTCGCTCGGCGCCATGAGTTCGCGCGGGCGCCGCTCCTACTCCAAGGACCGCTACTTCCAGGCCGATGTCTCCTCGGACTCCAAGATCGTCCCCGAGGGCATCGAGGGCCAGGTGCCCTACTCCGGTTCGCTGGCGGACGTCGTCTACCAGTTGGTGGGGGGCCTTCACCAGTCGATGTTCTACGTGGGCGCCCGCACGGTCCCCGAGCTCAAGGAGCGCGGGCAGTTCGTGAGGATCACCTCCGCGGGGCTCAAGGAGTCCCACCCGCACGACGTCATGATGACCGCCGAGGCCCCCAACTACCAGTCGCGCTCCTGA
- a CDS encoding STM3941 family protein encodes MIAISLAMLCAGIVLMVWQPDFIYSTRRGPVLGPGLLVAGVVGALAALVSFVRHEKGQRPRVVIDDRGVHDATGPKAVGLIPWEEIAGLRVVSANSGRNEYVHVFLHHPEQALAQMIADPRRRQAMLARASRGQAPIAINSGVLGLPGVSLVTVIREEGERRVGWESTTS; translated from the coding sequence ATGATCGCCATCTCTCTCGCGATGCTATGCGCGGGGATCGTCCTCATGGTGTGGCAGCCGGACTTCATCTACAGCACCAGGCGAGGGCCCGTGCTCGGCCCGGGCCTGCTCGTGGCCGGCGTCGTCGGCGCGCTCGCCGCCCTCGTCTCCTTCGTGCGCCACGAGAAGGGGCAGCGCCCGCGCGTCGTCATCGACGACCGCGGCGTCCACGACGCCACGGGTCCCAAGGCTGTCGGACTCATTCCCTGGGAGGAGATCGCCGGGCTGCGCGTGGTGTCGGCCAACTCAGGCCGCAACGAGTACGTGCACGTCTTCCTCCACCACCCCGAGCAGGCGCTGGCGCAGATGATCGCGGACCCGCGACGGCGGCAGGCGATGCTGGCGCGAGCCTCCCGCGGCCAGGCGCCCATCGCCATCAACTCCGGCGTCCTCGGCCTGCCCGGTGTCAGCCTGGTGACGGTCATCCGTGAGGAGGGGGAGCGGCGGGTCGGCTGGGAGTCGACGACGTCGTGA
- a CDS encoding PH domain-containing protein — MPSPVSRSPHAPSARPPLVIRPGATAWVSAAILSVVALALLAVAVLLAGAGVAAEGVGPQDRPSPALIAVLTAMGLGFLLLAVVPLRARLTVDATGLHARTALRTRHYSWDEVHGRLWIERARIRRRGFTVHIHRLTLATETAEVRLPVTRQGLSRRRTAQAIDAIHDQVTSYDPLS; from the coding sequence ATGCCTTCCCCCGTATCCCGCTCCCCGCACGCCCCCTCCGCCCGACCACCCCTCGTCATTCGCCCCGGAGCCACCGCCTGGGTGAGCGCAGCGATCCTGTCCGTCGTCGCTCTGGCCCTCCTCGCCGTCGCCGTCCTGCTGGCCGGTGCCGGTGTCGCGGCCGAGGGTGTGGGCCCCCAGGACCGGCCGAGCCCTGCCCTCATCGCCGTGCTCACGGCGATGGGCTTGGGGTTCCTCCTGCTGGCCGTCGTCCCCCTGCGCGCACGCCTGACCGTCGACGCGACCGGGCTGCACGCGCGTACGGCGCTGCGCACCCGTCACTACTCCTGGGACGAGGTGCACGGCCGCCTGTGGATCGAGCGGGCGCGGATCCGCCGCCGCGGGTTCACCGTGCACATCCACAGGCTCACTCTGGCCACCGAGACGGCGGAGGTGCGCCTGCCCGTCACCCGCCAAGGGCTGTCCCGCAGGCGGACCGCCCAGGCCATCGACGCCATCCACGATCAGGTCACGTCCTACGACCCGCTGTCCTGA
- a CDS encoding class I SAM-dependent methyltransferase has product MPLLTPEGWALLGSLPPYDEAEALRLAESLRAAGHAPALVAAALTQQRLRSRAAAKFGDFAQQMLFTPDGLEQATRLAVSAHHAARYAAAGAHRVADLGCGIGGDAMALAGLGLDVLAVERDEATAALATVNLMPFEGARVLRADALSVDLEAEGVDAVFADPARRAGGRRLTDPEQWSPRLSEVLALRERVDAVGVKVAPGIDHALLPSDAHVQWVSVDGEVVEAGIWCGPLAPEGPGRSALVLTTGADGEPRARRLADPACTDPSAAPEQLEPVTGTAEIGEFLLEPDGAAIRAGLVAELARRTASRPVGTRIAYLTGDTPPQASLAPFLRCWRVREVLPLNLKALRARVRERGIGRLEIHKRGLPVSPDALRASLRLKGDGAETWVATRVGVRDEHDRGAVLVVEPVSAER; this is encoded by the coding sequence ATGCCCCTGCTCACCCCGGAGGGCTGGGCGCTGCTCGGATCGCTGCCCCCATACGACGAGGCCGAGGCGCTCCGCCTCGCCGAGTCCCTGCGCGCCGCCGGCCACGCCCCGGCCCTCGTCGCCGCCGCCCTCACCCAGCAGCGCCTGCGCTCGCGCGCGGCCGCGAAGTTCGGCGACTTCGCCCAGCAGATGCTCTTCACGCCCGACGGGCTGGAGCAGGCGACCCGCCTGGCGGTCTCCGCCCACCACGCCGCCCGTTACGCAGCCGCGGGCGCGCACCGGGTCGCCGACCTCGGCTGCGGCATCGGCGGGGACGCCATGGCCCTGGCGGGACTGGGGCTTGACGTGCTCGCCGTCGAGCGCGACGAGGCGACGGCAGCCCTGGCGACCGTCAACCTCATGCCCTTCGAGGGCGCTCGGGTCCTGCGCGCCGACGCCCTGTCGGTCGACCTGGAGGCCGAGGGTGTCGACGCCGTCTTCGCCGACCCGGCCCGGCGGGCGGGCGGGCGACGGCTGACGGACCCCGAGCAGTGGTCGCCGCGGCTGAGCGAGGTCCTCGCGCTGCGTGAGCGCGTCGACGCCGTGGGGGTCAAGGTGGCGCCCGGCATCGACCACGCGCTCCTGCCCTCGGATGCCCATGTCCAGTGGGTGAGCGTGGACGGGGAGGTTGTCGAGGCCGGCATCTGGTGCGGGCCACTGGCCCCGGAGGGGCCGGGCCGCTCGGCCCTGGTCCTGACCACGGGCGCCGACGGCGAGCCGCGGGCCCGGCGCCTGGCCGACCCGGCCTGCACAGATCCCTCCGCCGCCCCGGAGCAGCTCGAGCCGGTGACCGGCACCGCCGAGATCGGTGAATTCCTCCTAGAGCCCGACGGCGCCGCGATCCGCGCCGGGCTGGTCGCCGAGCTGGCGCGCCGCACGGCCTCGCGCCCCGTGGGCACGCGCATCGCCTACCTCACCGGCGACACGCCGCCTCAGGCGTCACTCGCCCCCTTCCTGCGCTGCTGGCGCGTGCGCGAGGTGCTGCCGCTCAATCTCAAGGCCCTGCGGGCGCGGGTGCGCGAGCGCGGCATCGGGCGCCTGGAGATCCACAAGCGAGGCCTGCCCGTCTCCCCCGACGCCCTGCGCGCCTCCCTGCGCCTCAAGGGCGACGGTGCGGAGACGTGGGTGGCGACCCGGGTGGGCGTGCGCGACGAGCACGACCGGGGCGCCGTGCTCGTCGTCGAGCCCGTAAGCGCTGAGCGCTGA
- a CDS encoding TetR/AcrR family transcriptional regulator gives MTTTRSPRSTRRQGRPTGPKPGFSRQDVVDAALEIGITDFTLTAVAERLGVAVSGLYRAITSREDLLRACLTELATRLRFSPDPVDWRRNAHHQVESLWALLEGCPGLDRLLITMPWAAECFASTIEAAHRAFVEGGLSQEDAALAVDIIADTTVATHVQVAALRADWLGREGPSGDGFRSLPPYHPDPSWLERGWLDRKIGLILDGFQPRVGAARPSS, from the coding sequence ATGACGACCACGAGGAGCCCGAGGAGCACGAGGAGACAGGGCCGCCCCACAGGGCCCAAGCCGGGATTCTCCCGCCAGGACGTCGTCGACGCGGCGCTGGAGATCGGGATCACCGACTTCACGCTGACAGCCGTGGCCGAGCGCCTGGGGGTCGCCGTCTCCGGCCTGTACCGCGCCATCACCTCGCGCGAGGACCTGCTGCGGGCGTGCCTGACCGAGCTCGCCACGCGACTGCGCTTCTCCCCCGACCCCGTCGACTGGCGCCGCAACGCCCACCATCAGGTCGAGTCCCTGTGGGCGCTGCTGGAGGGCTGCCCGGGGCTCGACCGCCTACTCATCACCATGCCCTGGGCGGCCGAGTGCTTCGCATCCACGATCGAGGCCGCCCACCGGGCCTTCGTCGAGGGCGGCCTGAGCCAGGAGGACGCCGCCCTGGCCGTCGACATCATCGCCGACACCACCGTCGCCACGCATGTCCAGGTCGCCGCCCTGAGGGCCGACTGGCTGGGGCGGGAGGGCCCCAGCGGTGACGGCTTCCGGAGCCTTCCCCCCTACCACCCCGATCCGTCCTGGCTGGAGCGGGGCTGGCTCGATCGCAAGATCGGCCTCATCCTCGATGGATTCCAGCCCCGCGTGGGCGCCGCCCGGCCGTCGTCATAG